The Desulfosporosinus acidiphilus SJ4 genome has a window encoding:
- a CDS encoding NAD(P)/FAD-dependent oxidoreductase: MKVAIMGAGLSGLACAITLEKQGVVPTIFEKRSKVGDRFVNGEAFLPALNRPIKDCYAYLAEKHGIYLQPLNNIRKMIISSENDRAVLHGQLGFLNIRGRDEDSLEFQLYKQVKSEIIFNSQYTYENLLQNFTHVIVATGDAAYTAKIQDFTQDLTVTLKGATVEGTFDKRHVGIWLDNTIAPQGYAYLLPFSEKEATIALGYPDYPHNQKFDIKSLWNKFYHRVCKEIEQELRITDQFEVTRYIIGICSAPRLANTFFTGNCFGAIMPAYGFGQLAAILTGIYAAQDLCGLGNYFELTKPLRQSYKNSLALRRAVEQLDNHKLDLLVKLINTNLANSLITTPNLNLLGFLGFVLRPYLLKRV, translated from the coding sequence TTGAAAGTTGCCATTATGGGTGCCGGTTTGTCGGGATTGGCATGTGCCATTACTTTAGAAAAACAGGGAGTAGTTCCAACCATTTTTGAAAAGAGGTCAAAAGTTGGTGATCGGTTTGTCAATGGTGAGGCATTTTTGCCCGCCTTAAACAGACCCATTAAGGATTGTTATGCGTATTTAGCAGAAAAGCATGGCATCTATTTACAGCCTTTAAACAATATCCGAAAAATGATTATTTCATCGGAAAATGATCGAGCTGTCTTACACGGCCAATTGGGTTTCCTTAATATAAGAGGAAGAGACGAAGATTCGCTAGAATTTCAGCTTTATAAGCAAGTGAAATCAGAGATAATCTTCAATTCCCAATATACCTATGAAAACCTTCTCCAAAATTTCACCCATGTTATCGTTGCAACCGGAGATGCTGCTTATACCGCTAAAATACAGGATTTCACACAGGATCTTACTGTCACCCTTAAGGGTGCAACGGTAGAAGGAACTTTTGATAAGCGTCATGTTGGAATCTGGCTCGACAATACTATTGCTCCCCAAGGTTACGCCTATTTGCTTCCTTTTTCCGAAAAAGAAGCCACGATTGCCCTAGGATATCCCGACTACCCTCATAATCAAAAGTTTGACATAAAGTCCTTATGGAATAAATTTTATCACCGAGTATGTAAAGAAATAGAACAAGAACTGCGAATAACCGATCAATTTGAAGTAACTCGCTATATCATCGGAATTTGTTCCGCCCCTCGTCTGGCAAATACCTTTTTTACCGGCAATTGTTTTGGCGCAATTATGCCTGCCTACGGTTTTGGACAGCTTGCTGCAATATTGACAGGCATCTATGCGGCGCAAGACCTATGTGGCTTAGGTAATTACTTTGAATTAACAAAACCTTTGCGGCAAAGCTACAAGAATTCTTTAGCGTTACGTCGTGCCGTGGAACAACTGGATAATCATAAGCTGGATTTGTTGGTTAAATTAATAAACACAAATTTAGCCAACAGTTTAATCACAACCCCCAACTTAAACCTTTTAGGGTTCTTAGGATTCGTTTTAAGACCATACCTCCTTAAGAGGGTATAG
- a CDS encoding B12-binding domain-containing radical SAM protein, with the protein MKILFVYPQYPVTYWGFQYALKFVSKKASFPPLGLATVAAMFPKDDEKRLIDMNVTALRDKDLLWADYVMLSAMAVQRESTREVIDRCKALGIKTVAGGPLFTSEPESFDDVDHLLLNEGELTIPKFIRDLNAKNAQHIYTSDQWADLRDTPVPIWKLIDQKKYSTMNIQYSRGCPFNCDFCNVTSLFGHVPRTKDAPQLINELNSLYESGWRGGVFFVDDNFIGNKRKLMNDILPALIDWMAGKNYPFAFLTETSINLADDEKLMEMMVKAGFNTVFVGIESPNESSLAECNKTQNKNRDLIWSVKKIQHSGLQVHGGFIVGFDNDNSSIFDSLIDFIQQSGIAAAMVGLLNAPKGTKLYQRLAGEGRLLKGFTGDNTDYSMNFIPKMDQELLVKGYHRIVNTIYSPSRYYERILVFLKEYNPIASSTGPLSFNHIMAFLKSMVRLGIIEKERRYYWRLVLWSLLKRPQVFPLAITLSIYGYHFRKVFEKTALES; encoded by the coding sequence ATGAAAATCCTTTTTGTTTACCCACAGTACCCCGTTACCTATTGGGGATTTCAGTATGCCTTGAAATTTGTTTCAAAGAAGGCTAGCTTTCCGCCTCTAGGTCTGGCAACCGTTGCTGCAATGTTCCCGAAAGATGATGAAAAACGGCTCATTGATATGAATGTAACCGCACTAAGGGACAAAGATTTATTATGGGCAGACTATGTAATGCTCAGCGCCATGGCTGTTCAGAGAGAATCAACCCGGGAAGTTATTGATCGCTGTAAGGCTCTGGGCATCAAAACAGTTGCCGGCGGACCTCTTTTTACCTCAGAACCTGAGTCATTTGATGATGTTGATCACCTTCTGTTAAATGAAGGGGAACTTACCATCCCTAAATTTATTCGTGATCTAAATGCTAAAAATGCTCAACACATATATACATCCGATCAATGGGCAGATTTACGTGATACTCCTGTGCCTATATGGAAACTTATCGATCAAAAGAAATATTCAACCATGAATATTCAATATTCACGCGGTTGTCCTTTTAACTGCGATTTTTGTAATGTAACCAGCTTATTCGGACATGTCCCCAGAACCAAAGATGCACCCCAACTGATCAATGAGTTAAACTCCCTTTATGAATCCGGTTGGCGCGGAGGAGTCTTTTTCGTTGATGATAATTTCATCGGTAATAAGAGAAAACTTATGAATGATATTTTACCTGCCCTCATAGATTGGATGGCGGGGAAAAATTATCCCTTTGCATTTTTAACTGAAACCTCGATCAATCTTGCTGATGACGAGAAGCTCATGGAGATGATGGTTAAAGCCGGGTTCAATACCGTTTTTGTAGGTATCGAATCTCCCAATGAAAGCAGTTTAGCCGAATGCAACAAAACGCAAAACAAAAACAGAGACTTAATTTGGAGCGTGAAAAAAATTCAGCACTCCGGCCTTCAGGTTCATGGCGGCTTCATTGTCGGTTTTGATAATGATAATTCTTCGATATTTGATAGTCTTATAGATTTTATCCAACAAAGCGGGATTGCTGCTGCTATGGTCGGATTGTTAAATGCACCCAAGGGAACGAAACTATATCAGCGTTTAGCAGGTGAAGGCAGATTATTGAAAGGATTTACCGGTGATAACACAGATTACAGTATGAATTTTATTCCCAAGATGGATCAAGAACTTCTAGTCAAGGGATATCATAGGATTGTCAACACAATCTATTCCCCCAGTCGTTACTATGAAAGAATCCTGGTTTTTTTGAAAGAATACAATCCCATTGCTTCCTCGACTGGACCTCTAAGCTTTAACCACATCATGGCTTTTCTGAAATCAATGGTTCGCTTGGGAATTATTGAAAAAGAAAGACGCTATTATTGGCGGCTCGTCCTTTGGTCTCTACTTAAAAGGCCTCAAGTTTTTCCCTTAGCAATTACTTTGTCTATTTATGGCTATCATTTCAGGAAAGTTTTTGAAAAAACGGCCCTCGAGAGCTAA
- a CDS encoding M28 family metallopeptidase, which yields MPTRRRFIKCLIALGAGLLPWSGWSEMLKIVNHQAAQAAILTNDSSAKTLDLIHPKDVSYLYHTAADDISALTASDFQGRRAGTVGEEKAAAYLIEQMKGLGLEPLGDLINKNTRNYSNAFTVYPVIEEFYNGRLTFRPGNSQDLRTPCANVIGGIMGKNKSESVILSAHFDHLGIFQGHLYPGANDNASGVGCILDLVRQLVQEGVKPKCNIVLAFWSAEEMGFVGSFSFLQNPTFSLGGLKAVFNVDTIGNGALNDFSVWASSDNEAVQAIQSAASEHNISIPLASHEGYNSDQVYFNLDHLPAVTLMARDWLNKNHTPDDVPDFVNPEKVALANKILYKAVKKIAY from the coding sequence ATGCCCACAAGAAGACGTTTTATTAAATGCTTAATTGCTTTAGGCGCAGGATTACTCCCTTGGTCAGGTTGGTCAGAAATGCTAAAGATCGTCAACCATCAAGCCGCACAAGCAGCTATTCTAACCAACGATTCATCTGCTAAAACTCTTGACTTGATCCATCCCAAAGATGTTTCTTATTTATACCACACTGCGGCGGACGATATCTCAGCCCTTACAGCGTCTGACTTCCAGGGTCGCCGAGCCGGAACTGTTGGTGAGGAAAAAGCTGCGGCCTACTTAATAGAACAAATGAAGGGTTTAGGCTTAGAACCTCTGGGGGATTTAATAAATAAGAACACCCGAAATTATTCAAATGCCTTCACGGTTTATCCGGTGATAGAGGAATTTTATAATGGCCGGTTAACATTTCGCCCGGGAAATTCCCAAGACTTGCGTACCCCCTGTGCCAATGTCATAGGGGGTATCATGGGAAAGAACAAAAGTGAATCGGTAATCTTATCCGCTCATTTTGATCATTTGGGCATTTTTCAAGGTCATCTTTATCCAGGGGCTAACGATAATGCCTCGGGAGTAGGGTGCATCCTTGATCTTGTGCGCCAGTTAGTGCAGGAAGGCGTTAAACCAAAATGCAACATAGTACTCGCTTTTTGGAGTGCAGAGGAGATGGGTTTCGTAGGGTCTTTTTCCTTTTTGCAAAATCCAACCTTTTCTCTTGGCGGACTCAAAGCAGTATTTAATGTTGACACCATTGGGAACGGTGCACTCAATGACTTTTCCGTATGGGCAAGCAGTGACAATGAGGCAGTTCAAGCGATACAATCAGCCGCTTCGGAGCATAATATCAGCATTCCCTTAGCCTCACATGAAGGTTACAACAGTGACCAAGTTTATTTCAATCTGGATCATCTCCCAGCAGTAACTTTGATGGCAAGGGATTGGCTTAACAAAAACCACACTCCTGATGATGTTCCTGATTTTGTGAACCCCGAGAAAGTCGCTCTAGCTAATAAAATCCTTTATAAGGCTGTAAAAAAAATTGCCTACTAA
- a CDS encoding GNAT family N-acetyltransferase: MESKFAMQELRLALKGEELRLKELWKLCFGDPESYINFFYTNRYKADETAVLLEEGTILAMLTMIPVRTITVEKRNFRTAMLYAIATDPKHQNKGLATKLIDYCDIYLKTCKTQLSVLVPASLQLFNFYRKLGFQNGFYIKEAQFFRSNMDRMPIQTRDECTISAITPQEYNRRRNNQLKGKVYISYSDEDIAYQKKLSQLSGADIYGVDVGDSQGCFAVERLSSDKVLIKEILLPENCMTAALKAISTEIEADDYSLRTHPHLGAQLEGTVRPFGMVRMAGEIEGTITSNNFGYLGLAFD, translated from the coding sequence GTGGAGAGTAAGTTTGCGATGCAAGAACTTAGATTAGCGTTAAAAGGCGAGGAACTACGACTAAAAGAGTTATGGAAGCTCTGTTTTGGTGATCCTGAAAGTTATATTAATTTCTTCTATACCAATAGATACAAAGCAGACGAGACCGCCGTTTTACTTGAAGAAGGAACTATTTTGGCAATGCTTACGATGATCCCTGTTAGAACAATAACGGTTGAGAAGCGAAATTTTAGAACTGCCATGCTCTATGCTATTGCGACCGATCCTAAACATCAGAACAAAGGTTTAGCAACCAAGTTGATTGATTATTGTGATATCTATCTTAAAACTTGTAAGACTCAACTTTCTGTATTGGTTCCAGCCAGTTTACAACTATTTAACTTCTATCGTAAGCTTGGATTTCAAAACGGGTTCTATATAAAGGAGGCTCAATTTTTTCGGAGCAACATGGATCGCATGCCAATTCAGACACGGGATGAGTGCACGATTTCTGCAATAACGCCTCAAGAGTATAATCGGCGGAGAAATAATCAACTGAAGGGAAAAGTGTATATTTCCTACTCCGATGAAGACATTGCTTACCAGAAAAAACTGTCCCAATTGTCCGGAGCAGATATCTATGGGGTGGATGTTGGAGATAGCCAAGGCTGTTTCGCTGTTGAAAGACTGAGTTCCGATAAGGTACTCATAAAAGAAATTTTACTTCCTGAGAACTGCATGACCGCCGCCCTTAAAGCGATAAGCACAGAAATTGAGGCAGATGACTATAGTTTGCGGACCCATCCGCATTTGGGAGCGCAATTGGAAGGCACCGTGCGTCCCTTCGGAATGGTTAGGATGGCTGGAGAAATCGAGGGGACTATTACTTCTAACAATTTTGGGTATTTGGGCTTAGCTTTTGACTAG
- a CDS encoding methyl-accepting chemotaxis protein translates to MKSIFFAALTPDMAQIAEQVRRELNLSFPIEVVSFDRGPDVVRANPQIDVMISRGLMVDLLRDHTDKPVVGLTMTIAEMLEAVQRLIVNGAVKVGVVAHRGFLDMDDSDFAVGETMIFVRPWNTLEDIPKILEQLNKIGVNAITGDKGGYTAAKEQSNFIVDLLESGKLAVKRAINEALKIAQVQELEREKMRRYEQVLSELYGELEQSAAFVQELAASSEELAATSEESSNIAKIAADEVKGITDILEVIRRVAQQTNLLGLNAAIEAARVGEQGKGFSVVAEEVRKLAVESNKSAKNIDEMLKKFRESVIRVQKNVEQSNVITKEQATSTQELARKLDSLKVLGEKLTTVS, encoded by the coding sequence ATGAAATCCATTTTTTTTGCAGCTTTGACACCTGATATGGCTCAAATTGCGGAACAGGTAAGGCGTGAACTCAATTTGTCCTTTCCCATTGAAGTGGTGAGTTTCGATAGAGGTCCGGATGTGGTTAGAGCTAATCCTCAGATCGATGTGATGATCAGCAGAGGTCTAATGGTAGATCTTTTGCGGGATCATACGGACAAACCAGTTGTAGGTCTCACTATGACTATTGCCGAAATGCTTGAGGCAGTCCAGCGTTTGATCGTTAACGGAGCTGTAAAAGTGGGTGTGGTGGCTCATCGTGGGTTTTTGGATATGGATGATTCGGACTTTGCTGTGGGAGAAACAATGATTTTTGTGAGACCATGGAATACTCTTGAGGATATTCCGAAGATATTAGAGCAGTTGAATAAAATAGGTGTGAACGCAATTACGGGTGATAAAGGTGGTTACACTGCGGCGAAGGAGCAGAGTAATTTTATCGTGGATCTTCTGGAATCGGGAAAACTGGCTGTGAAGCGAGCAATTAATGAGGCCTTGAAAATTGCTCAAGTGCAGGAATTAGAGAGAGAGAAAATGCGCCGCTACGAGCAGGTGTTATCTGAACTTTACGGGGAGCTGGAGCAGTCAGCAGCCTTTGTACAAGAATTAGCGGCCTCTTCAGAGGAACTTGCTGCTACGAGCGAAGAATCGTCTAATATTGCTAAAATTGCTGCTGATGAGGTGAAAGGCATTACCGATATATTGGAAGTTATCCGGCGGGTGGCACAGCAAACTAACTTATTAGGACTCAATGCTGCTATTGAAGCCGCTCGTGTGGGGGAACAAGGGAAAGGCTTCTCGGTGGTAGCTGAGGAAGTGCGCAAGCTAGCTGTTGAAAGCAATAAGTCGGCCAAAAATATTGATGAAATGCTTAAAAAGTTTCGAGAGTCAGTTATACGGGTGCAAAAAAATGTCGAACAGAGCAATGTGATCACTAAGGAACAGGCAACTTCCACTCAAGAATTGGCTCGGAAATTAGACAGTCTCAAAGTACTAGGGGAAAAACTCACAACTGTATCCTAG
- a CDS encoding DUF3231 family protein — MPITRILHRAQFSKMIFVAFSKITSSKEMEKHFKKGRDEIQKVFDSLQEVLEEENIPISASSDYQIYEVKFPPFSDRLMLFFVNMCLGLFCFNIVLQALTSSFRSDIVMKVNKIMNDVRRYYGHGVLLMTKEGWLERPPQSMNK; from the coding sequence TTGCCAATAACAAGAATACTGCATCGCGCACAATTTTCTAAAATGATTTTTGTGGCCTTCAGCAAAATAACAAGTTCAAAAGAGATGGAGAAACATTTTAAGAAGGGTAGGGATGAAATCCAAAAAGTATTTGATTCCCTTCAAGAAGTCCTTGAAGAAGAAAACATTCCGATTTCTGCATCCAGTGATTATCAGATCTATGAAGTGAAATTCCCCCCTTTTTCCGACCGATTAATGCTGTTTTTTGTTAATATGTGTTTGGGACTTTTCTGCTTTAATATAGTATTACAGGCTTTGACCTCCAGTTTTAGGTCAGATATTGTCATGAAAGTAAACAAGATTATGAATGATGTGAGGCGATATTATGGACATGGTGTACTTTTAATGACTAAAGAAGGATGGTTAGAGAGACCTCCCCAATCAATGAATAAATAG
- a CDS encoding DUF2156 domain-containing protein, which yields MIDFKDVDLEDKKWIKPLLTAADMRGCHQNFTNIFAWSKIYHYRVAQIDGYLVVKGILDDLPYYFYPAGPGNIKPILEVMKQDAASSGHEFVIAGLSPEQITELNSIYPEHFEYKEMRDSYDYVYLLDKLVSLSGNSLHSKRNYINRFMKENKNWSFELITSDNLSECWEMNKEWCKINPCDEGSIAEENCAVRRCFNNYAGLGIEGGLIRLEGKVIAYTLGERLNSDTYVIHVEKAFGHMPGAYQMINREFAAVIKKQYPQIVYVNREEDMGVEGLRKAKLSYHPDKMEEKYIGTYFEG from the coding sequence ATGATTGACTTTAAAGATGTAGACTTGGAAGATAAAAAATGGATTAAACCCCTTCTTACTGCAGCTGACATGCGGGGATGTCATCAAAACTTCACAAACATATTTGCCTGGTCGAAAATTTATCACTATCGTGTTGCTCAGATAGATGGTTATCTTGTGGTGAAAGGAATTTTAGATGATTTACCATACTATTTTTATCCGGCAGGGCCAGGAAATATTAAACCGATATTGGAAGTTATGAAACAAGACGCAGCTTCCAGTGGTCATGAATTTGTTATAGCAGGACTCTCACCGGAACAAATTACAGAGCTAAATTCCATATATCCGGAGCACTTTGAGTATAAAGAGATGCGTGATAGTTACGATTACGTTTATCTTTTGGACAAGCTTGTGTCCCTTTCAGGCAATTCCCTTCATTCTAAAAGAAATTATATCAACAGATTTATGAAGGAAAATAAGAACTGGTCTTTCGAGCTGATTACCTCAGATAACCTGTCGGAATGTTGGGAAATGAATAAAGAATGGTGTAAAATAAATCCCTGTGATGAGGGTAGTATTGCCGAGGAAAACTGTGCAGTTCGCCGCTGTTTCAATAACTATGCCGGACTTGGCATCGAGGGTGGGCTTATCCGTTTAGAAGGAAAAGTAATTGCTTACACTCTGGGGGAAAGGCTTAATTCTGATACCTATGTAATCCACGTAGAAAAGGCTTTTGGCCATATGCCGGGAGCTTATCAAATGATTAATCGGGAGTTTGCTGCTGTAATTAAAAAGCAATACCCTCAGATAGTTTATGTTAATCGTGAAGAAGATATGGGGGTGGAAGGTTTAAGAAAGGCCAAACTTTCCTATCACCCGGACAAAATGGAGGAAAAATATATCGGCACTTATTTTGAAGGATAA
- a CDS encoding Ger(x)C family spore germination protein, protein MKRFIIFLFCGFILLLLSGCWSKRELEKLAIVNVAGYDKEIIDGRVEYRITDLVLKPQRNKGASGKSGSGEGDLLLTGTGDTLQETSREATLRTPRQPFFGQMEAVIVGESLARDGLNQVIELLGRYPEARLRNYILVAKGTAYDVLKSKPEMDESLSREIIDFADSSNVKLGVSSSCDLNELFQDLLAEDRAVTTGVIKKSVSPTTHEDRISIIGMAAFRKDKLAGYLNVNETIGSLLLWNKFRNCRTPIAIVRSDQEKYTYLLRTDQCKIVPEIQGDSMHVKIILKTMGSVVDVSGIQVSSKSIPDLENEVGEKISAIVKDTIDKAQTLNSDFVGFGYFLHRQNPEIWHLWKDKWDRKFPDITYDVSVTAKIINVGDLNQNIQVNH, encoded by the coding sequence ATGAAACGATTCATTATTTTCCTTTTTTGCGGCTTTATATTGCTGCTACTATCGGGGTGTTGGAGCAAACGAGAATTGGAAAAGCTGGCAATTGTCAATGTAGCGGGGTATGATAAGGAAATCATCGACGGACGAGTAGAGTATCGAATCACGGATCTGGTATTAAAGCCTCAAAGAAATAAGGGCGCCAGTGGAAAGTCAGGGTCGGGGGAAGGTGATCTTCTGTTAACCGGGACGGGTGATACTTTGCAAGAAACCTCTCGCGAGGCTACTCTCCGTACCCCTCGTCAGCCTTTTTTTGGTCAGATGGAAGCAGTTATTGTGGGAGAGTCGTTGGCCAGGGACGGCTTGAACCAAGTCATCGAATTATTGGGACGCTACCCTGAAGCTCGTCTCAGGAACTATATTTTAGTGGCGAAGGGTACTGCCTATGATGTCTTGAAGAGTAAGCCGGAAATGGATGAATCTCTGTCCCGCGAAATCATTGATTTTGCGGATTCCAGTAATGTAAAATTGGGAGTTTCCAGCAGTTGTGATCTAAACGAGCTCTTTCAGGATTTATTAGCAGAGGACCGAGCTGTGACAACGGGTGTTATAAAAAAATCTGTCTCTCCTACAACTCACGAAGATAGGATTAGTATCATTGGAATGGCGGCTTTTCGCAAAGATAAACTGGCAGGTTATCTTAATGTTAATGAAACCATTGGTTCGCTGTTACTTTGGAATAAATTCAGAAACTGCCGTACTCCCATTGCCATTGTACGAAGCGACCAAGAGAAATACACGTATCTTCTCCGAACAGATCAATGCAAGATCGTTCCTGAGATTCAGGGAGATTCTATGCATGTAAAAATAATTCTAAAGACAATGGGGAGCGTCGTTGATGTAAGTGGTATCCAGGTTTCTTCAAAGAGCATTCCAGATTTAGAAAATGAGGTGGGAGAAAAAATAAGTGCAATTGTTAAAGACACAATTGATAAGGCCCAAACTTTAAATTCGGACTTTGTAGGTTTTGGATATTTCTTACATCGCCAGAATCCAGAGATCTGGCATTTATGGAAAGATAAGTGGGACAGGAAATTTCCGGATATAACCTATGATGTCTCAGTCACTGCAAAAATAATCAATGTTGGAGATCTAAATCAGAATATTCAAGTTAACCATTAA
- a CDS encoding HyaD/HybD family hydrogenase maturation endopeptidase, with the protein MTEADFEDRIEIGILGLGNSIRQDEGFGIHLLERLRNNLPPEIDLLDGGTDGLRLLDFVEKTKRLIVLDAVDAGKKPGELVVWRGEEVPKYTGNKLSVHQMSFAEVLYWAEFQGHSPDEIVIIGVQPESLDWGTELTDTLQRRIPEAVDQVQACLKEWI; encoded by the coding sequence TTGACTGAGGCTGATTTTGAAGATCGAATAGAAATTGGAATACTCGGACTTGGAAATTCCATAAGGCAAGATGAAGGCTTCGGTATTCACCTTTTAGAACGACTTAGAAATAATCTTCCTCCGGAAATTGATCTTCTCGATGGTGGAACAGATGGATTAAGACTATTAGACTTCGTGGAAAAAACGAAACGTCTTATTGTTTTGGATGCGGTTGATGCGGGGAAAAAGCCTGGTGAATTGGTAGTTTGGCGTGGGGAAGAGGTTCCGAAATATACTGGCAATAAGCTTTCCGTGCATCAAATGAGCTTCGCTGAAGTTTTGTACTGGGCAGAATTTCAGGGCCATTCGCCGGATGAAATTGTAATCATCGGCGTTCAGCCGGAGAGTCTGGACTGGGGCACTGAATTAACGGATACATTACAGAGACGTATACCTGAAGCGGTTGATCAAGTTCAGGCATGCTTGAAAGAATGGATTTAA
- a CDS encoding D-alanyl-D-alanine carboxypeptidase family protein has product MSGTPSTSPSRKVPMFPIRGILFLVIVLLVCVLAYGRFTGALPSMEAKVTSTSSSLPGHFSVTFPTQGESAVGTENLGVVASTSNQSPVPIASVTKIMTAYLVLKTHPLQPGENGPTLTMTAQDVASYQSDLSNGYSVLKVAEGETLTEKQLLEGLLLPSGDNVADTLGRWVSGSNENFVAKMNETAKSLGMTKTHYADASGVSETTVSNAVDQIKIAQAAMQDPVFRQIVAMPQVTLPVAGTVYNVNGMLGKHAIVGIKTGSTSAAGGCFISATPVQAGDETHYIIGAVLGQVTQQSLQSALEANVNIQDQVRSQFKLYTLDQPTSGYGELTTAWQNNSPLKATEPVKVFGYPGMKINYSINLKNTELPLPANTNIATLKIQTGQGVQSVPLQNTQAINQPGLLWKLIRF; this is encoded by the coding sequence ATGTCTGGGACTCCGTCCACTTCCCCGTCTCGCAAGGTTCCTATGTTTCCCATCAGAGGAATATTATTCTTAGTCATTGTTTTGTTAGTCTGCGTGCTAGCTTATGGTCGGTTTACTGGTGCTCTCCCTTCCATGGAAGCGAAAGTGACATCAACGTCTTCATCGTTACCCGGCCACTTTTCGGTAACATTTCCCACGCAGGGTGAATCAGCTGTTGGTACAGAAAATTTAGGTGTTGTCGCTTCAACTTCTAACCAAAGTCCTGTTCCTATTGCTAGTGTAACAAAAATAATGACTGCCTATTTGGTCTTAAAAACTCATCCATTGCAGCCTGGTGAAAACGGTCCCACATTAACCATGACTGCTCAGGATGTCGCAAGCTACCAAAGCGATTTAAGTAATGGCTATTCCGTCTTAAAGGTTGCAGAAGGAGAAACTCTTACTGAAAAACAGCTTCTTGAAGGTCTATTACTTCCGTCAGGAGACAATGTGGCAGATACCTTAGGGCGCTGGGTATCAGGATCTAACGAGAATTTTGTTGCCAAGATGAACGAAACTGCCAAATCCCTTGGTATGACTAAAACTCACTATGCGGATGCCAGTGGTGTCAGTGAAACTACTGTCAGCAATGCTGTTGATCAAATAAAAATTGCTCAAGCTGCAATGCAGGATCCTGTTTTTCGTCAAATTGTTGCTATGCCGCAAGTGACCCTGCCCGTAGCCGGAACTGTCTATAATGTAAATGGTATGCTCGGAAAGCACGCAATTGTTGGTATAAAAACAGGTTCTACATCAGCTGCAGGGGGCTGCTTCATCTCTGCAACACCTGTTCAAGCGGGCGATGAAACTCATTACATTATTGGTGCTGTGTTAGGTCAAGTTACACAACAATCTCTCCAAAGTGCTCTTGAGGCTAATGTCAACATACAGGATCAGGTTCGATCTCAATTTAAGCTATATACTCTCGATCAGCCCACCTCAGGTTATGGCGAACTAACCACTGCATGGCAAAACAACAGTCCGTTAAAAGCTACAGAACCCGTTAAAGTATTTGGCTATCCTGGAATGAAAATTAACTATTCCATAAATCTGAAAAATACAGAACTTCCTTTGCCAGCAAACACGAACATCGCCACTCTAAAAATCCAAACCGGCCAAGGGGTTCAATCTGTTCCGCTTCAGAATACTCAAGCCATCAACCAACCTGGATTACTATGGAAACTGATTCGTTTCTAA
- a CDS encoding CBS domain-containing protein, which translates to MAENLFINAKNEPVGFVSDGDIMKNIGYQDPKIFFIDAFNSASWVDTEPFDEKIKNLMNRNVMEIATKRVITVDVNEDLDQVAKILGNKKIKKVPVVSEEKLVGIISRGDIVRFIVNNYIYQ; encoded by the coding sequence ATGGCGGAAAATTTGTTTATTAATGCTAAAAATGAACCGGTAGGTTTTGTCAGTGATGGTGATATTATGAAGAATATAGGTTATCAAGATCCGAAGATTTTCTTTATCGATGCTTTTAACTCTGCTTCATGGGTTGATACTGAACCCTTTGATGAGAAAATAAAAAACCTCATGAATCGTAATGTCATGGAAATAGCGACTAAACGAGTGATAACGGTGGATGTAAACGAAGATCTTGATCAAGTGGCTAAGATTCTAGGCAACAAGAAAATCAAAAAAGTTCCTGTTGTGTCTGAGGAGAAACTTGTTGGTATTATTAGCCGCGGAGACATTGTACGTTTTATCGTCAACAATTATATTTACCAATAA